A window from Drosophila willistoni isolate 14030-0811.24 chromosome XR unlocalized genomic scaffold, UCI_dwil_1.1 Seg143, whole genome shotgun sequence encodes these proteins:
- the LOC6646408 gene encoding dihydropteridine reductase, with protein sequence MSAGRVVIYGGKGALGSACVDHFKANNYWVGSIDLSENEKADVSIVVPRDANWPDQESAVVSKVGDSLNGQKLDAVICVAGGWAGGNAEKDLAKNADLMWRQSVWTSSISAAVAAHHLKDGGLLALTGAKPALEGTPGMIGYGMAKAAVHQLTRSLGAEKSGLPTGSLVVSILPVTLDTPMNRKWMPKADFGTWTPLTEVAQLFDKWTKNEERPKTGSLLQLITKNGITELIAAE encoded by the exons ATGTCCGCAGGTCGCGTAGTAATCTATGGTGGGAAAGGGGCATTGGGCTCCGCGTGCGTCGATCACTTTAAAGCCAACAATTAT TGGGTGGGCAGCATTGACTTGAGTGAAAACGAGAAGGCCGATGTCAGTATTGTGGTGCCACGCGATGCCAATTGGCCGGATCAAGAATCGGCCGTGGTTAGCAAAGTGGGTGACTCTCTGAATGGCCAGAAACTGGATGCTGTCATCTGTGTGGCCGGCGGTTGGGCTGGCGGCAATGCCGAAAAGGATTTGGCCAAGAATGCCGATCTTATGTGGCGTCAGAGCGTCTGGACTTCAAGCATTTCAGCAGCTGTGGCTGCCCATCACTTAAAGGACGGCGGACTGTTGGCTCTAACTGGAGCAAAGCCAGCTCTGGAGGGTACTCCCGGCATGATTGGCTATGGCATGGCCAAGGCGGCCGTTCATCAGCTAACTCGTTCGCTGGGTGCTGAGAAATCCGGTTTGCCAACTGGTTCACTTGTTGTATCCATTCTTCCCGTCACTCTCGATACCCCGATGAATCGCAAATGGATGCCCAAAGCGGACTTTGGCACATGGACACCCTTGACAGAGGTGGCCCAGCTTTTCGATAAATGGACCAAAAATGAGGAGAGACCCAAAACTGGATCTCTGCTACAATTGATTACCAAGAATGGCATCACTGAGCTCATCGCAGCTGAATAA
- the LOC6646407 gene encoding vesicle transport protein USE1, producing MATKLNVNIRTLLANCEDLAKNEENFWRLQKFIKSLDTMVTELAAMNDDQSASKISSYTERLQALKLATGYADKTTIATSKGAEDAGENAVKEMRQLQNTKQYNDLRNDLLQDGGAVRRRRGPDEHGSSSNGSASTSAAAAAASAAGVSGDNMNEAVKYYNNAQTKITEHMLSLTRNLKEQTEAANRIIRKDTEVVSRSTGMADRNINSLGKEAEKLEHHSRNAYKCSLWLMIVFVIITFIGMVLFMKIMKKKK from the exons ATGGCCACGAAATTAAATGTAAACATTCGTACACTTTTGGCCAATTGCGAGGATTTGGCCAAGAATGAGGAGAACTTTTGGCGCCTGCAGAAATTCATAAAATCCCTAGATACAATGGTCACAGAACTT GCGGCAATGAACGATGACCAAAGTGCATCAAAAATCTCTAGCTATACAGAACGTTTACAAGCCCTTAAACTGGCTACTGGCTATGCGGACAAGACGACGATAGCCACGTCCAAAGGAGCCGAGGATGCAGGCGAAAATGCCGTTAAGGAAATGCGACAACTACAAAACACCAAGCAATACAACGATCTACGAAACGATCTGCTACAGG ACGGCGGTGCTGTCCGGCGGAGACGTGGACCTGATGAGCATGGCTCATCATCGAATGGCTCTGCATCCACCagtgctgcggctgctgctgctagcGCCGCTGGTGTCAGCGGTGACAATATGAACGAGGCTGTCAAGTATTATAACAATGCCCAAACCAAGATTACAGAGCATATGCTTTCGCTGACACGTAATCTGAAAGAGCAAACAGAGGCTGCCAATCGGATAATACGCAAGGACACAGAAGTTGTATCGCGTTCCACAGGAATGGCCGATCGCAATATCAATTCGTTGGGCAAAGAGGCTGAGAAATTGGAGCATCATTCACGAAACGCCTACAAATGTTCCCTTTGGCTTATGATTGTATTTGTAATAATTACTTTTATAG GCATGGTTTTGTTTATGAAGATtatgaagaaaaagaaataa